In Mastigocladopsis repens PCC 10914, a single window of DNA contains:
- a CDS encoding RNA-guided endonuclease InsQ/TnpB family protein yields the protein MIIYEFKIKGKDKQYRAIDDAIRTSQFIQNKCLRLWLDNKDKKIDKYALNKHCAVLAAEFPFADQLNSMARQSAAERAWSAIVRFYENCKKKIPGKKGFPKLKKHCRSVEYKTSGWKLSTNRKAITFSDKKGMGTLKLKGTYDLNYYDIKQIKRVRLVRRADGYYAQFAIDVELEVETQPTGQIVGIDLGLKYFIADNNGNVEQSPQFYRKSEKQLNRANRKESQKYDSAKKKAKKPQSTNYHKARNRYARKHLRVSRQRKEYCKRVAYSVIQSNDLVAYEDLNVKGLVRNRHLAKSITDAGWSTFRSWLEYFGHKYGKVTVAVPAHNTSQNCSNCGQKVKKSLSTRTHVCPHCGFVEDRDVNAAINILKRGLSTVGHTGTYAWGDLPSWAVGASLLSNGESMNQESHGFLRE from the coding sequence ATGATAATTTACGAGTTTAAAATCAAAGGGAAAGACAAACAGTATAGGGCGATAGATGATGCTATTCGCACTAGTCAATTCATCCAAAACAAGTGTTTACGTCTTTGGCTGGACAATAAAGATAAAAAAATTGACAAGTATGCATTAAACAAACATTGCGCCGTACTAGCTGCTGAATTTCCTTTTGCTGATCAACTCAACTCAATGGCTCGTCAATCTGCGGCTGAGCGTGCGTGGAGTGCGATAGTTCGGTTTTACGAGAATTGTAAGAAGAAAATTCCGGGGAAAAAAGGCTTTCCAAAGTTGAAGAAACACTGCCGTTCTGTCGAATATAAAACATCTGGATGGAAGCTTTCTACAAATCGTAAAGCCATAACCTTTTCAGACAAGAAGGGAATGGGAACCTTGAAACTAAAGGGAACTTATGACTTGAACTATTATGACATCAAGCAAATTAAACGTGTTCGATTAGTGCGTCGCGCTGATGGATACTACGCTCAATTTGCAATTGATGTTGAGCTGGAAGTGGAGACTCAACCAACAGGTCAAATAGTCGGTATTGATTTGGGATTGAAGTATTTTATTGCTGACAATAACGGCAATGTAGAACAATCTCCCCAGTTTTACCGCAAATCTGAAAAGCAATTAAATCGCGCCAACCGCAAGGAATCTCAGAAGTACGATTCAGCTAAAAAGAAAGCCAAAAAACCACAATCTACCAACTACCACAAAGCCAGAAATCGATATGCTCGGAAGCATTTAAGAGTAAGTAGGCAGCGAAAAGAATATTGCAAACGAGTGGCATATTCCGTCATCCAATCTAACGATTTGGTAGCCTATGAAGACTTAAATGTCAAAGGCTTGGTACGTAATCGACATCTAGCTAAATCGATCACTGATGCGGGCTGGTCAACTTTCCGCTCATGGTTAGAGTATTTTGGGCACAAGTACGGTAAGGTTACAGTTGCCGTGCCCGCCCACAATACAAGTCAGAATTGCTCTAACTGTGGTCAGAAGGTGAAAAAGTCTCTATCTACCAGGACTCATGTTTGTCCACACTGCGGTTTTGTGGAGGATAGAGACGTGAACGCCGCCATCAACATCCTGAAAAGGGGACTCAGTACCGTGGGGCACACGGGAACCTACGCTTGGGGAGATTTGCCCTCTTGGGCGGTTGGCGCAAGCCTGCTGTCTAATGGTGAGTCAATGAACCAAGAATCCCACGGCTTTTTACGGGAATGA
- a CDS encoding 2Fe-2S iron-sulfur cluster-binding protein, producing the protein MPETYTVEINHQGKTHTLQVPENQTILSVADAAGLELPSSCHAGVCTTCAAQILSGSVDQSDGMGVSPQLQQQGYVLLCVAYPRSDLKIETEKEEIVYQLQFGK; encoded by the coding sequence ATGCCCGAAACTTACACCGTTGAGATTAACCACCAAGGCAAAACTCATACTTTGCAAGTTCCTGAAAATCAAACCATCCTATCAGTTGCTGATGCAGCTGGTTTAGAGTTACCGAGTTCCTGTCATGCTGGTGTTTGTACGACTTGCGCTGCCCAAATTCTCTCCGGAAGTGTGGATCAAAGTGATGGTATGGGCGTGAGTCCACAACTTCAACAACAGGGCTATGTCTTGCTTTGCGTTGCCTATCCTCGTTCAGATTTGAAAATTGAAACAGAAAAAGAAGAAATAGTTTATCAGTTGCAATTTGGTAAATAA
- a CDS encoding DUF3326 domain-containing protein codes for MRPYTAILIVPTGVGAAIGGYAGDALPVAKAASQVCDRLITHPNVLNGASLYWNLPNTFYVEGYGLDKFAAGCWGLRPVHQNRIGLLFDQGIEPELRLRHLQATDAARATLGLSITDYVISDAPLNVELRTSASGASWGTIGNPDSLLRAAQVLIKRAGAEAIAIVARFPDTVDEEAEQNYRQGKGVDPIAGAEAVISHLIVRTFQIPCAHSPAFCPPPLDPNLSPRSAAEELGYTFLSSVLVGLSRAPQFIRASDELSQSGDIWANQVDAVIVPATACGSSALLSLSENRRCQIITVEENQTQVDVRPQPLGIKSVQVNTYLEAVGVLAALKAGINPSALSPNIFPLQSLIVETCHGTSLH; via the coding sequence GTGCGTCCATATACCGCTATCTTAATTGTACCTACCGGTGTTGGAGCAGCGATTGGAGGCTATGCAGGAGATGCATTGCCTGTTGCAAAAGCTGCTTCACAGGTTTGCGATCGCCTAATTACCCACCCCAATGTCCTCAATGGTGCTAGCTTATACTGGAACCTACCCAATACTTTCTACGTTGAAGGTTACGGGCTTGACAAATTTGCCGCTGGATGCTGGGGTTTGCGTCCAGTGCATCAAAATCGGATAGGTTTGCTTTTTGACCAAGGAATTGAACCAGAATTACGGCTGCGACACCTGCAAGCAACGGATGCAGCTAGAGCAACTCTGGGATTATCCATAACAGATTACGTCATAAGTGATGCACCGTTAAATGTAGAATTACGGACATCAGCATCTGGCGCAAGTTGGGGAACCATAGGCAACCCGGATAGTTTACTACGGGCGGCCCAAGTCTTAATTAAAAGGGCGGGGGCGGAGGCGATCGCAATCGTTGCGCGTTTTCCTGATACTGTTGATGAAGAGGCAGAGCAAAACTATCGCCAAGGTAAAGGAGTCGATCCCATCGCTGGTGCAGAAGCCGTGATCAGCCATTTGATTGTACGAACTTTTCAAATTCCTTGCGCCCATTCCCCCGCCTTCTGTCCCCCACCTCTAGATCCAAATTTATCTCCCCGTTCTGCTGCCGAAGAATTGGGCTATACTTTTTTATCCAGTGTGCTTGTTGGTTTGAGCCGCGCACCCCAGTTTATTAGGGCGTCTGATGAATTGTCCCAATCTGGCGATATTTGGGCTAATCAAGTTGATGCGGTGATTGTACCCGCAACCGCTTGTGGCAGTAGCGCCTTACTGAGTTTAAGTGAGAATAGGCGATGCCAAATTATTACGGTGGAGGAAAATCAGACTCAGGTAGATGTTCGACCCCAACCTTTAGGGATAAAATCAGTACAGGTAAACACATATTTAGAGGCTGTAGGTGTATTAGCCGCCCTCAAAGCAGGCATTAACCCATCTGCCCTTAGCCCAAATATATTTCCTTTGCAATCATTAATTGTAGAGACATGCCATGGCACGTCTCTACATTAA
- a CDS encoding CPBP family intramembrane glutamic endopeptidase, giving the protein MAQQHKQEPEVPYLTRTQVLVAMGVTAILLWIIAKVWLQLGNISLMSWRWHERELLWGVLLGLCITLLSGIAYRLWLPYRRSADYYLEMVLKPLAMPDLIWLGLLPGLSEELLFRGVMLPAFGYDHVAVIFSSLCFGILHLSDTQQWPYVIWASVVGLFLGYGALLSGNLLVPIVAHIMTNLISSYLWKIWQS; this is encoded by the coding sequence GTGGCACAACAGCACAAGCAAGAGCCAGAAGTTCCCTATTTGACACGTACCCAGGTGCTAGTGGCGATGGGAGTGACTGCAATTCTTTTATGGATAATCGCCAAGGTGTGGTTGCAATTGGGTAACATTTCCTTAATGTCTTGGCGCTGGCACGAAAGAGAGTTGCTTTGGGGAGTCTTGTTAGGTTTATGCATCACTCTCTTGAGTGGCATAGCTTATCGCTTGTGGCTTCCTTACCGTAGAAGTGCCGATTATTACTTAGAAATGGTGCTAAAGCCCTTGGCAATGCCCGACTTGATATGGCTAGGGTTACTACCAGGATTAAGTGAAGAATTGTTATTTCGGGGTGTGATGCTACCAGCCTTTGGATACGACCATGTAGCTGTCATCTTCTCAAGTCTTTGTTTTGGTATATTACACCTCAGTGATACCCAACAATGGCCCTATGTCATTTGGGCAAGCGTTGTCGGATTATTTCTGGGTTATGGGGCGCTCCTCAGTGGTAACTTATTGGTGCCGATTGTTGCTCATATCATGACTAATTTGATTTCTAGCTATTTATGGAAAATTTGGCAATCTTAA